The following coding sequences are from one Halobaculum sp. XH14 window:
- a CDS encoding MFS transporter, whose protein sequence is MTSKVEQLCLATLGFFWAFLMWFSTAAFSPSIGVAFGLTTGELALLASSALWLAPPGRVLAGWAADRVGAHTTFTVILAVTGLVSIVSSFVTSYEVLFVARLVVASAGISFVVGIQHVAQWFDEHEMGTAEGLYAGTGNVGAGVGALVLPRLYGVNFGDAFLHLGVGALLIAGLYWWRGVPAKDAASAEVARSNASLKDTLFVWTRYSAIALMLAYAMSFGLETAMNSWLPSYYATGFANEIGDLGFEGVAAVQTAAGTFAAVQSFNASLWRPFSGYMSDLWQRKGWTPYPVLADDRPYSPRVHWLLTALVCITVLMVALTVVGMLGLLPASVVVLAAFGVAVSFGTGGVFAIVPVLFPDRPGTASGFIGGISTTGGIVYPVVFGGVGSIHAGYAVVAIAFFLPIIAFYVRVMGRGGGVAEGGIGSRERWLGEEPAVAGGDD, encoded by the coding sequence GTGACTAGCAAGGTCGAACAGCTCTGTCTCGCCACGCTCGGGTTCTTCTGGGCGTTCCTCATGTGGTTCTCGACGGCGGCGTTCAGCCCGAGCATCGGCGTCGCGTTCGGGCTCACGACCGGCGAACTCGCGCTGCTGGCGAGCTCGGCGCTCTGGCTCGCCCCGCCGGGTCGCGTGCTGGCGGGCTGGGCCGCCGACCGCGTCGGCGCCCACACCACGTTCACCGTCATCCTCGCGGTCACCGGACTGGTGAGCATCGTCTCCTCGTTCGTCACGAGCTACGAGGTGCTGTTCGTGGCCCGACTCGTCGTCGCCTCGGCGGGCATCAGCTTCGTCGTCGGCATCCAGCACGTCGCCCAGTGGTTCGACGAGCACGAGATGGGCACCGCGGAGGGGCTGTACGCCGGCACCGGCAACGTCGGCGCGGGCGTCGGCGCGCTGGTGCTCCCGCGGCTCTACGGCGTGAACTTCGGCGACGCGTTCCTTCACCTCGGCGTGGGCGCGCTGCTCATCGCGGGGCTCTACTGGTGGCGGGGCGTGCCCGCGAAGGACGCCGCGTCGGCCGAGGTCGCCCGGTCGAACGCGTCGCTGAAGGACACGCTGTTCGTCTGGACGCGCTACTCGGCCATCGCGCTCATGCTGGCGTACGCGATGTCGTTCGGCCTCGAGACGGCGATGAACTCGTGGCTGCCGAGCTACTACGCCACGGGCTTTGCGAACGAGATCGGCGATCTGGGTTTCGAGGGCGTCGCCGCCGTCCAGACGGCCGCCGGGACGTTCGCGGCCGTCCAGTCGTTCAACGCCTCGCTCTGGCGGCCGTTCTCGGGGTACATGTCCGACCTCTGGCAGCGCAAGGGGTGGACGCCGTACCCGGTGCTCGCGGACGACCGACCGTACTCCCCGCGGGTCCACTGGCTGCTGACCGCGCTCGTCTGCATCACGGTCCTGATGGTCGCGCTCACCGTCGTCGGGATGCTCGGGCTGCTCCCCGCCTCGGTCGTCGTCTTGGCGGCGTTCGGCGTCGCGGTCAGCTTCGGCACGGGCGGCGTGTTCGCCATCGTGCCGGTCCTGTTCCCGGATCGACCGGGGACAGCCTCGGGGTTCATCGGGGGGATCTCCACGACCGGCGGCATCGTCTACCCGGTCGTGTTCGGCGGCGTCGGGAGCATCCACGCGGGCTACGCGGTCGTCGCGATCGCGTTCTTCCTCCCGATCATCGCCTTCTACGTCCGGGTGATGGGTCGCGGCGGCGGGGTCGCGGAGGGTGGAATCGGCAGCCGGGAGCGCTGGCTCGGCGAGGAACCGGCCGTCGCCGGGGGCGACGACTGA
- a CDS encoding Rieske (2Fe-2S) protein: MSTRTELTTVEAVREGRSWLFTATDAHGTDDEVILVPCEDGVEAWVNRCTHEAQRLDRGMGVAMRDGELICPKHGSTFDSCSGHCDNGDAAHTTLVGVDVSVEDGTVYLTDDGYAFVHEGGIEDDDGWGDDDGPSSTSHLSF, translated from the coding sequence GTGAGCACACGCACCGAACTCACGACGGTCGAGGCGGTCCGCGAGGGGCGCTCGTGGCTGTTCACGGCCACCGACGCCCACGGCACCGACGACGAGGTGATCCTGGTCCCCTGTGAGGACGGCGTGGAGGCGTGGGTGAACCGCTGTACGCACGAGGCCCAGCGGCTCGACCGCGGGATGGGCGTCGCGATGCGCGACGGGGAGCTGATCTGTCCGAAACACGGGTCGACGTTCGACTCCTGTTCGGGCCACTGTGACAACGGCGACGCCGCCCACACGACGCTCGTCGGCGTCGACGTGAGCGTCGAGGACGGGACGGTGTATCTCACCGACGACGGCTACGCGTTCGTCCACGAGGGCGGCATCGAGGACGACGACGGCTGGGGCGACGACGACGGCCCGAGTTCGACCTCCCACCTCTCGTTTTGA
- a CDS encoding oxidoreductase, whose amino-acid sequence MTWTAADVPDQSDRRAVVTGANSGIGLEATRELARAGATVVMACRGVERGESAARDVRGDVPDADLTVAELDLADLDSVRSFAADEREKPDIDVLLNNAGVMAIPRRETADGFETQFGVNHLGHFALTGLLFEDLADDARVVTVSSGLHENGRIDFEDLHGEREYDRWDAYGQSKLANLLFAYELDRRADDAESAETAADSVPADVTSVGVHPGYAATNLQSRGAEMDGSRLKALVMRAANAVLGQSAAAGALPSLYAATAPDVEGGAYYGPGGLMNMRGAPERQESSDRSHDRAAARRLWAVSREQTGVSFPLPRPEDEAPPAEQ is encoded by the coding sequence ATGACCTGGACGGCGGCGGACGTTCCGGACCAGTCCGACCGACGCGCGGTCGTGACCGGGGCGAACAGCGGCATCGGACTGGAGGCGACCCGAGAACTGGCCCGCGCCGGCGCGACGGTCGTGATGGCGTGCCGGGGCGTCGAACGCGGCGAGTCGGCCGCGAGGGACGTCCGCGGGGACGTCCCCGACGCGGACCTGACGGTCGCGGAACTCGACCTCGCGGACCTCGATTCGGTCCGGTCGTTCGCGGCCGACGAGCGCGAGAAGCCCGATATCGACGTGCTGCTCAACAACGCCGGCGTGATGGCGATCCCCCGGCGCGAGACGGCCGACGGGTTCGAGACGCAGTTCGGGGTGAACCACCTCGGCCACTTCGCGCTCACGGGCCTGCTGTTCGAGGACCTCGCGGACGACGCGCGGGTCGTCACCGTCTCCAGCGGCCTCCACGAGAACGGCCGCATCGACTTCGAGGACCTGCACGGCGAGCGGGAGTACGACCGGTGGGACGCCTACGGCCAGTCGAAACTGGCGAACCTGCTGTTCGCGTACGAACTGGATCGGCGCGCGGACGACGCAGAATCGGCGGAAACAGCGGCAGATTCGGTTCCGGCCGACGTGACGAGCGTGGGGGTCCACCCCGGCTACGCCGCCACGAACCTCCAGTCCCGCGGCGCGGAGATGGACGGCTCGCGCCTCAAGGCACTCGTGATGCGCGCGGCGAACGCGGTGCTCGGCCAGTCGGCGGCCGCCGGCGCGCTCCCGTCGCTGTACGCCGCCACCGCGCCGGACGTCGAGGGCGGCGCGTACTACGGTCCCGGCGGGCTCATGAACATGCGCGGCGCGCCCGAGCGGCAGGAGTCGTCCGACCGCTCGCACGACCGGGCCGCCGCGCGACGGCTCTGGGCCGTCTCGCGCGAGCAGACCGGCGTCTCGTTCCCGCTGCCGCGCCCCGAGGACGAGGCCCCTCCGGCCGAGCAGTAG
- a CDS encoding sugar O-acetyltransferase yields the protein MASERERMLNGDRYDPTDPELVAERERARRLVRRYNRTTADESDRRDRLLAELFGTVGDDPYVEPPFRCDYGDNVHVGENFYANFDCVVLDCCRVEFGRDCKLGPGVHVYTATHPLDPAERATGTEWGEPVTVGDNVWIGGRAVLNPGVTVGDDAVVASGAVVTEDVPDGVVGGNPATVIRGSTRD from the coding sequence ATGGCCTCCGAACGCGAGAGGATGCTGAACGGCGATCGCTACGACCCGACCGACCCGGAACTCGTGGCCGAGCGCGAGCGGGCGAGGCGACTCGTCCGACGGTACAACCGGACGACTGCGGACGAGTCGGACCGACGGGACCGGTTGCTCGCGGAGCTGTTCGGCACGGTCGGTGACGACCCGTACGTCGAACCGCCGTTCCGCTGTGACTACGGCGACAACGTTCACGTCGGCGAGAACTTCTACGCGAACTTCGACTGCGTCGTGCTCGACTGCTGTCGCGTGGAGTTCGGACGGGACTGCAAGCTCGGCCCCGGCGTCCACGTCTACACCGCGACGCACCCGCTCGACCCGGCAGAGCGGGCCACCGGCACGGAGTGGGGCGAGCCCGTCACGGTCGGCGACAACGTCTGGATCGGCGGGCGGGCGGTGCTCAACCCGGGAGTCACCGTCGGCGACGACGCCGTCGTCGCCTCCGGCGCGGTCGTGACCGAGGACGTCCCCGACGGCGTCGTCGGGGGCAACCCTGCGACGGTGATCAGGGGGAGCACGCGGGACTGA
- a CDS encoding AI-2E family transporter translates to MDGAWEQNRERLAWAAVGLLITGLAAYLARSFVGSIVVGVFLYYATRPVFRRLAARTRRRDVSALVTLLVVGLPLLLVIAYTGLVALREVGQLFQGDQLEAYREMLAPYVNIASLARPDELVGLLGENADLLADSAGAIFIWFVRLFVILTVAFYLLRDGHAAAAWYRRTFGGVDGAVAFAEAVDADLSTVYVGNVLTVAITAVIAAVVFLAFNLVAPPDAGVTPPLLLALLVGVFTLLPVLGIKIVYVPYAGYLLVRSLTGDVVPLWVPVAFFVVTVVVVDTVPDVFIRSYVSKGNVNMGLMLLSYVFGTFAFGWYGLFLGPVVLVLFVHFATRILPNLVETGRKRVFTE, encoded by the coding sequence ATGGACGGCGCCTGGGAGCAGAACCGCGAGCGGCTCGCGTGGGCCGCCGTCGGCCTCCTCATCACGGGACTCGCGGCCTACCTCGCCCGCTCGTTCGTCGGCTCGATCGTCGTGGGCGTGTTCCTCTACTACGCGACACGGCCCGTGTTTCGACGGCTCGCGGCCCGGACCCGCCGCCGTGACGTGTCCGCGCTGGTGACGCTGCTGGTCGTCGGGCTCCCGCTGCTGCTCGTCATCGCCTACACCGGGCTCGTCGCGCTCCGCGAGGTCGGACAGCTGTTCCAGGGCGATCAGCTCGAAGCCTACCGGGAGATGCTGGCCCCGTACGTGAACATCGCGTCGCTGGCGCGGCCGGACGAACTGGTCGGGCTCCTGGGTGAGAACGCCGACCTGCTCGCGGACTCGGCGGGGGCCATCTTCATCTGGTTCGTCCGCCTGTTCGTCATCCTCACGGTCGCGTTCTACCTGCTCCGGGACGGCCACGCTGCCGCCGCGTGGTACCGCCGGACGTTCGGCGGCGTCGACGGCGCGGTGGCGTTCGCGGAGGCCGTCGACGCCGACCTCTCGACGGTGTACGTGGGCAACGTCCTCACCGTCGCCATCACGGCGGTCATCGCCGCCGTCGTGTTCCTGGCGTTCAACCTCGTCGCCCCGCCCGACGCCGGCGTCACCCCGCCACTCCTGCTCGCGCTGCTCGTCGGCGTCTTCACCCTCTTGCCGGTGCTTGGCATCAAGATCGTCTACGTCCCGTACGCCGGCTACCTGCTCGTCCGGAGTCTCACCGGCGACGTGGTGCCGCTGTGGGTTCCGGTCGCGTTCTTCGTCGTCACCGTCGTCGTCGTGGACACGGTTCCGGACGTGTTCATCCGCTCGTACGTGTCGAAGGGGAACGTCAACATGGGGCTGATGCTGCTCTCGTACGTGTTCGGCACGTTCGCGTTCGGCTGGTACGGGCTGTTTCTGGGTCCCGTCGTGCTGGTGCTGTTCGTCCACTTCGCCACGCGGATCCTCCCGAACCTGGTCGAGACGGGTCGGAAACGGGTGTTCACCGAGTGA